Below is a window of Pocillopora verrucosa isolate sample1 chromosome 6, ASM3666991v2, whole genome shotgun sequence DNA.
ACAAAGTTGCACAAGAGACATGGATGGGGTTCCAAGCAAGGGAGACACATCAGCAAGTTTAGAAGATATGAGATATAGGACAAATTCGCTCTCAATAATGTAAGTAGTTTGGACAATCAGTACACCTGATCATAGAGGAAACTAGAAAGGGCTTGGTATGAATCAATAGTTTGTGAAATTCTGCAACACTGAGTATGGGTTGGATAAAAAATTTTTGGCAGGAAACATGAGATTGTCAATTCATGGCTTTTTGTTCTATCagaattgtttgaaaatttcaaggtGGATCAGGTTCCTCTACTgcagaactttaaaaattatttagtaaGCTAAATAGAATATCATAGTACAGAAAGAGCCATCTTACACTTTCTCTTCTTAAGTGGAACATGAAAGTGAATCTTGTCAATGACTGATTGTTCCCTTATTGTTTCAGGCTAAACAGTATCATGCCATGTATATTGCCAACACTAAGTGACTTGTTCCAAGtcattcaaatttttacttaattttaagacagatttatctttttgttgTGAATTCTGTTTGCctattttgttttctacaaTGTATTTATTATATCATTCAGAGTTAAAAATGTGAATTCTTAAGATTTAGAAGATACTCATAACTTTGTAAGTAGTGTTGTGTAACATGAAGGAAAGAGTTTGCAAGTCTTGATCAGAAATGCAAAAGACATACAGATTTACTAACAGTCTGTataatcaatgaaaataaatctcaTTTATGAAAGTTTCATTGATATTCCAGTTGTCTCCTTACACACCACTGAGACTGAAGTTTGTCTTTGTCTATAAAGAAGAGTCCTTATGAAAATGATATAGGGCACTTAATCTAATCTACTTTTTCCCTCACCTCAGGTTCCTGTGTATCCCCTCTACACAGGTACTTTTCGTAAAATTATTCTATTTGAGCAGGACACCTTATTGATTCCTAACAATTAGACATTGTGGCTTTTGAATTGAACCATTTGATGAAGTCTCTGAAATAGGTATTGGGTATGTGctgaaatagttaaaacttGGTTCTAGTGTCTCTGTTACTAAGTTTTAATAATATGAGACCTCTTACAAACTGAATATGCACTTCTGTCCactaaaatcttaaatttttgcTTAAGAAATGTAATCCATACTAAAAGCAATGGATGCTTTGTTTAGTGCCTCCCTTATGGTTAGAATGGACAATATTTCAACACCAATTCCCAGCAAACCAGATTCCTGGCACATATCAACAACCAACAGCCATCTGTTTGAATCCATATTGTCACTCCTAGTCTCATTAAACAATGCATCTGTCATCACAGTAGATAAGTCATCAGAGCTGCTCTGAGAGAGATGCTTTAACAAATTCACTAACATCTCAGGTTTGTTGTCATCTAAAAATGCTCCAAcaacagatgcaaaacttaacaACCCAACCCTGCCATTAGTACCAGGACTACTGAGCATAAGCTTTGCTAGTTCTGGAGAAGGATTCCTCAGCAGGATTGATCTAAAATCCTCTGTTGTGAACTTTGCATGCTTCTGTGCATAATTCAACATGATTGAGAATTTTCCTTGCCTGCAAAGACAAGCAACAACTTGATGATGCGCACCAACTTTCATGTAAACAGTTTGTGCCAAAGGAATACAGGTGCATGAACATTTTTTAAGGCATTTGCAGAAGTTGCAAAAAGCATCGCCAAGAGGAATAGAAAATGTTAACTTCTCCTGAGCAAGCCAATGGGTAGCAAGGTCCAGACGTCCATCACTGAGCGCACAGCGGATACATTCAGAAGACATAGCTCCCGTGAGAGGTTGTGCCGCTGATGCTGTGGCCATCAAAGCATCACAGAACATCAAAAGAGGTGACACCTCACCTTCCTTACATTCAGcttgtttgaatttgatcaTGGTTTCATAAGATCTCAGAATTCCCATTGGTGAGTTGGCAGCATGCATTGCAGCCAATTCAAACTGTCCAAAATCAAATAGATTGTTGAAGTGATCAACATACTCAATCAAAAGTTCTGCCTCTTTCTTCTTTAGGGGATCATCCTCATCAAAGCTTGCAAAGAACTGTAAGGAATCACTCTTCTTCCCATACTTGCTGTTACCATAGTTTGCTAGCTCTCGAAATATAACATCAATAACATGAACATCCTGGTCTGGATTATCTACCACTGTTCTTGCTGCCTGttcatgaaattaaagtaaGTACAAGTTATAACACTTTTAATCTCTCTCAGAGATTGTCTCTCTTTTTAgggcaggtaatttagtgttaacaactgggttgaaaacgtaaattagccaccgtaaagggtaaaaaagctgacgtttcgagcgttagcccttcgtcagagcgatggggtcgctctgacgaagggctaacttcGTcgattgctctgacgaagggctaacactcgaaacgtcagcttttttaccctttacggtggctaatttacgttttcaacccagttgttaacactaaattacctgctatactctcccaccgacgcagcatcacagtttctttagaaacttacccctttattctctttttaGGGACTTGCTAAGATTAACTAATTATCTCTGTCTTACATGATCTGAATCAGCCTGTACTAGGCTGACCTGATTACCCAAGATtgtaatgcattttttttaaagcaaaaacagaGTTGACATTGTAAGATACAACATACTGAAATTTTGGTACTACAGCAAACCAAGCTGTCTGTGTTGTTGAACAAAGACTTGAACTGGGCAAATACTGCTGATAAATATCAACTCCTGAGAGAACTTGAACACACAACCAAATAGAGGTGGGGATCTTACCTCAACAGCAACCTTTAGGGTCTcacatctttcttttgatttctcatGATTGGCAAACACATGATCTCTcacattttccttctttgtgaGCTGTTGTTTCAAAATCAGTTTCTGGTTTCTCTCAGCAAACTTAGATTTTGTAGCTTCCTTCAGCTCCCATACTTGCGCTTCTAAACTAGACAGCGTCTTCTTCAAAGTGGGTAAGTCGGTGAGATCTTTCAGAGACAAGCCAGGAATCAGAAGCCTTGTCTCTTTAACAACAGAATACATCGATTTACTTTCTGCAGAAGCCAGCCTCCGAGCTCTCTCTGCTCTTATGATGTGGAGTTTCTCCCTTAATTGGGCATTATGCTTTTTAAGTTTTGCCATTTTCTCTTCAAGTTCATCGCCCCTCTGGACAAAATGCCTTACATTTTCTTTCTCCGACAACAGAGCCTTGAGCATTCTCTGAAGATAGATTGTCTGGCTCTGACCTCTCTCCAGAGTATCAATGAACTCCTCATACTCTGCTTTAATCTGTGACAAAATCGACTTGTAAACCACAGCTTTGCTTTCAATTAGTTGATTAAATGCATATTTAAAAACCATGAACAACTCTTGCCGGCTGTGCTCCGGGTGATACTTGACTTGACGAAGCTGATCAGCAATATTCCACTCAATAACTTGCAGATCAGCACCAGAAGAAGCCTTCGAGAAAGAGGTTTTCCTCTCTCGAACATCTCTCGCACTGAGAGGTGAATGAGTTGACACTGGACTTGGTGATCTTCTGGGTTGAACTACTCGACGCATGATACCCTATGAAGAACAAATATGGATTTCCAAAGTAATAGAATGACCTTTATTCAATCAAAAGTCAGTATTCTCCGCCATGTTTGTTCCTTCTCTCCGTTGCCACAGCTGACTTTTTGTCGCCATGCGAGAATAAAAGACCCTCCCTGATtggttattttaattaattgaccaatcagaaggcGACTTCTTCTTGAAACGGTTGTGATACTTAAGTATACTTTATTGGTAATTGGATCAACAATTTACTAATGATCGAAGATGGCGGACGAGAGTATCCAAGCTTTTCCGACTGTGTCTTCGGACGTTACTGAAGAAGAACAAAATCTATCTTTAAAAGAGAAGATCAACTTAGTCGACAGTGAGATTCGTAAGCTATATGAGTTTTGTGTCAAAGCCGGTTACACTCAGCCACAAATAGAGCAATGTGCACAACCTTTACTTGCTGTCCAGAGCAAGGAAAAACACATTCACTGGCTTAGATTGTTGTTTTCACTTGCTTTGCTGGCGGCATTGATCGTCTTCTTGTTTTATTATGATCCCACCTACCGTAAAATCTGTATTTATGGCAAGTTCGTAGCTATGAAGGTAAAGCACtattttttcagtatttccATGTAGGTTTTGTATACGCCTTAAAGGTTTGaaatttactttgcttttggCTTACCAATATTTTCCGTAACGTTTGAACGTAGTCGAAAATATTAACTTCTAGAACAGGGAAGCTTTAGAGGCAATCTTTTTCCCCGAATTGTGTATGTATgtaattgtttcctttttaaccaACAATTGTATGGACAATGAAGTGCTGTTACagtaaattatacaaataaattttgccgAGTGTTTTTCACTCACCAAGGTAAATGACTATTTACTTGGTTGGTAATGGATATCTTAAGGTCTTATTGGGAAGACTTCTGTGTAATCCTTTACTTTATCATGTATACAGTACTTgcaataaagaaaacaatggtcAAGATTACCTTTGAGACTATGATTTTGATTTAGAAAAGTATGGGGTTACGCAGGAATATTTCTGTCTTAattctcattttctttctgtgtAGAAGACCATTTCATATCTTTCTAGGGCAAAGCCAAAATTTACTCAGCTAAAGTTTATCAaccaaacatttctttgcaaacAAAAACTTCTTATCCTAATTTTACCaaccttttgtttcttttaggTTCTACCATATTGGGACTGGACAGAAATTTACAACTATGAATGTGTCATTGACAACCCTTACTATGTTCAAGATCAGCTAACTGAAGAGGATTGTAATGTATGCAAAGATTTCCAAACAGTAATGAGGGTAGCTAATATTAGTACCAGCAGAGTAGctgatgattttcttttttccaacaTTCCTGTGATTGTCACTGATGCTATGGATGATTGGGAAGCTCTTAAAATGTTTCATCTCAATTTCTTGACTGAGGtaatcaaattgatattttatttagcAAATGTACAGGAGTTTTACTTTAGTTTAGTTATCTTTCTTGTTTAtgccttttctttgtttttattttgtcaaggATATTACTTTACCCTAGGACTTGCTGATATCAGCATTCTGTTTCTTACTATTTTATTAATGGAAGTGATTTTACCAACCAAAATCACTGATTCTTTTTGCGTGAAGATACATGGGCAatattaatgaagaaaaaactttgaatcTTGTCTTCAGATctatgaaaacaatgaaattttaaaatactccGGCGCAGAATGCCAGTTTGAAACAACCTTACCACAGTACCAGACTCCTCAGCAACTTCTTTCGGCTGTTAAAAGTGGGGAAGAACAAAAATTTCAGGCCTTCTGGTAGGAAAGTATTAACTGGATTTTACTGTTGTGCTATAAATTGTAGAAAAGTTTTGCTAACCCAGGCTCTATACAATTCTATGGTTTGCAAAAGTTAGGTCCACAATCCTCTCCCAAGTCCCTTTGAAGGATCAAAAAActacattaaaaaataaaaatcaaatctGTTACCCATGCAAGAATTAAATTCCTTCTTTAATTACTGGACTTGCACATTTATTCCAATATCAGGGAGAATTGTGAGAAAGAAGCTGCCAAATTGTTTAGAAAGTATTACCGACGTCCCTACTTCATGCCACCTATGACAGAGGGAACAGAAGGGAACTGGTTCATAGTCTCCTTgggagaaaacaaaactttaagtGTGAGTTTTCATTTGCTTATCTAATTATGCATTATGCTTTTGAGCTGTTTGTAATGTGGAGCAAAACTCAGTGTGCCACTTTGTAATATTGTACTATCTCAAAGAAgtctttttatttgaaatattttcatttttgtttttcaaatctttttacttttttccagGTAAACTGGGATTGCTCAGCCACTTGGATGGCTCAGGTATGAGGTGAAAATCTGTTCAGTTTGTGACACAAACAAACGTAAAGAATAAGAGAATATATTAGGACTTTATATTCACATAGCAATGCAAACTGTTTTACAgtcattgataaaaatattattatgacCCACTGGTCAAGAAATTGAATGAGTACTGCATAACTCAATCCTCATAACTGCCTTTCTCCTTTTTTAAGGTCAAACAAACTgcaaaattcattttgaaaccaAATGAAGTTTGTAAAAGTATTTGCCGTAAAGTTTTGGTGAAGGTGGAACCAGGAGAAGTTTGTGAGTTTAAGAGTTTTAGATATATGTATTCAAGTTCAGCCTCTGTTTTATCAGAGTCATATTTAAAATGCAAAGTTTTGGTTCAATGAATCATGTGCCATTCTTGAATAAAACATATCACTGTGAAGACCTACAACCAATTATTTAAGTGTTCCATTTTTCAGTGACTGTCCCTAACAGCATGTGGAGTGTGTCATACAAACCAGTTGGAACCGATCCAGTTGTTACCTTTGGTTCAGGAGTAACTTGGGATTGAAGTTAATCTCTTGGCTTATGTAATTTTTCACATGTAAATTTCTCTGACACCAATTAAGTTGTAGATTAAGAGGATTTTCTACCTTAAATCCAGAgggaaaggaaataaaaatgtgaGCTGTAacaaattgttgttgttttactgTTTTATGAGTACTTATGTTAACTCTTCAAAGTAATTATGCTAATGAATTACAGAGCGGTACCAATAACTAGCACAAAAACTATTCACTTATCTAGAGCCCTCTATAAACTATAGTCTCAGTGCACTACTGCACAACTCACAGTTCTCTTCAAATATCCTTGAAACTTATTGATATCCACACAACTCTTCTCCAACGTAGCCTTCCACACAGCTGACAATTCCAATGACAATAAAGAATCCCAACAATTCGTGCTCTCCAGCTCTGTAATAACGCTAGCTTTGCTCTCAAAGAAAGGCTCAATCAAGAAAAGGCTAACTTTAACTAATCGCAACTCCTtctatatatttttcaaaatgttctaGAACATTCCAGAGATCTGTAATACAACTATTTTTAGTAACATTACATTGCTATTACATAATAAGAAATTATGCTGACTAAGGGTCCTAGAAAGTTCCATTAAGGGTTCTCAATGAGTCAGCATGACTAAGCCTTCTAGAAACTTCCTCAATTTTATATTTAGTAATTCCATAACACAACACACTCTCCATAACactgtatttccttgaatttGCATCCTGGTTCCTAAGCCAAATATGGGGGGAGCACTCATTGGAAGGAGGGTGGTTACTTGAGGGAGGGAGCCTATTAAGAGATTATTAACCTAAATTGATTCTattgtagttgaagcttaaaaagtttttaataaagtgacaatagaaacaggttttccttttaTCCCAACTATTTAAGAGAGTGAGGTAAGAGTGGGGCACTTGTAAGGACCACCTTTCAGTGTGAAAGGGGACAGGAGAACATAGAACCACAACTCAGTCTGACAATCCTTACAATTACAATCTTAAAATagctcttacttggtgtagaagacacatTATATgtcacactattgttttcattgttttcttatttctggTTGTGATGAAATTCTACTGTGATGTActctgtgtcttctacaccaagtaagagcctTAAAATATCTGCTGAGGCTCCAGTAACTGCTGTTAAAGACTGTGATAAACCACAATGAAAATAGAAGCTTCGGGTGAAGCAAAAACTGAAAGGCTCTAGGTGAAGCTTCAAAAACACTAGCGTAATCAAGAGTTATTTTAACCACGAGGAGTTCTCACGAAAAGTTCTGTATACAAAAAAACTAAGGCATGACAGGATGCTTTACGCAATACGACTAAGAAGGCGTTACAGCGCTCATTCAAGAGGGGTGCGTGCTTGGTATTCTGACCTAGAGGGTAGGTGCTTACTAGAGCGTGGGCGcttattactgggatacctgtgttagcccagtcataaaatgcctttgttttttttgtagtctttttttttttttcctccgccacaaaatggaaaaattgcgcaatagtacccagtggtcattgggctcTCAACACCGTGACAAccaactgtgatccaatgaagtgttcacatgctgatcacgcgtgttatcttgatgatgattgacgttgtcatgcacagacacggccgggtcacatgacgaaccacggGACGTATAAAACGTATACGTATTTGAcgtataaaactcttttgtcagtcgttttatATTTCAACGTATTTAGATTACGATCACTCGGAGTGTCAcggcgcaaacgctcaaaatacttacagacgcatacacaagtcgtattgttcgcggccaatccacgctaaaagatgttattgagcggtaattttcgaacggattgagtcgccaacgcttgaaagccatgaaagccttgaatgccttgtatgccaagtatgccaatgtcttagttgaaaaacgtacacttgttgtaaaaagcaaaatctgaaaccaaactgcatatactctatgcaatctgtTGAACAACACTCTTACCGTGAGactaaagaacaaaactctaacGGATGCAAACTGATAGTGAAGAAAGACggcatgttggattcacttgatgccagggaacgtagctacgataacagtgtacaggaaacgaaatatggtcgatttacaacgataaatatttcgaaatataaacatttttctcataaaatcaataaaaattactcataccctgtgtatccgttttagtttctggcgatttctgccgttttaagcttgctttactattactgttattcacgtcatctacttttattacgttggtaaaatctgtacagacatcacaccaaccaactcgcgcgcaaagtaagaagactatattaaaggcttgaaattatattacgatcgattttcatcaagaaatgggccaggaattttccacaatagtgcaaataatggtgaaggctgatcgcggaaaagcgattgcgtgacgctcggtaagctgtaagatgacatgttattatataccagacgtaaaaactcttcagattctccgtctgcattttgtacccactctgcagtctatattttgtatccggtctgcagtctgctgtctgcattttgtagtaacagatatccgtggcaccaatacagtttatttttggtgacaTTTATTCGCGCAACACACataatttaccacaaaatacctgtgtgtgaggtaattcgacattttcgttcttttccgcgttaatactcttctttcctttggtaagaatgtagaccactaacaatgtttcaagtaatcaccctacaaaaaataactcttgcatgcagaGCATGCCTGTGTTTTGAAATGGGTGTGTgccttagccagacttgagctcactatttcagtatactagtccgacacccacagtatcactacacttgattccaaggatccagtaccatccaggtatcccagttaccctgctcacagggtctagttggTGGAAATATGGTATCCAGAAGTTGAATTTTACAATATATCAGATCACCCTTTACCCAAAGCTATGTTTTCCACAATGCAATCAGTCTCCTTTACAATTATTTGTCTCATCACAAAACATGTTTGGCGAAAGAGTGTGTTCCATGGTAAGACTTTGCGACTTAAAAAAGAATTGCTAGAGGCGAATGCGATGCAGAGGGAAGGGGATTGGGGTTGAGAATTTGACTATGGTTAAACATTAGTATATAGAATACATGAAGCATCTGGCAAAGTAACTAGATACCGCAGTTGTAGCATGGCCTCAACTGGCCACGCATCGAAGCTACTTGTCTGTGCAAAGCAGTGGAAATGGGTAGACACAGCTCAGATTCCGAGGAGGATAGACGAAGGAAACACAGATCTTCGAGGAAACGTCACAGAAGAAGCAGGAGTCGAGAACGGAGGAAACGGTCGCGGTCTCGAGAGAGAAAACGAAGTCGATCTAGAAGCAGTAGTTATGAGGATTACAGGCGTAGCAGGTTCGAAGAGTAATATATTTACTAGTTATCTCTTCCTTTTATAGATCAagtcaaattaagaataaataCCCTGTTAATTCTctaaattttcttattttctccCGTGTTTCTTAACAGATCAAGTCGAAAAGGTGAGGGAACTATTTCTGAAGCTCCATCCtaatttgccaaattttaaGCTTAAATATATGATCTTATTTAAAACGATGAGTAAAAAGGCTGCTTACCATCATATACTTGCTATTTATAGAGGTGGAAGtgaaaatgatgttttattatttttcgcacttatttttaacctttgaaGTACAATCACTTCCTCAACATTTTGTAAAACCAGGCTAAATTGTAAACATAAATTATGCAGTGTCTGAAATCACAGTTTTGAAATACTTATGAGCGCTGGTTGTTGTGTTTGTTGAGGAGTAGGAGTATCATTGGGTTCCTCAATCAGTTCAAAGAGGGACATGGGGAACATGCTGCTTGTTTCCCCTTCTTAGCCACCACCCTCCCCCTCTCACCTTAGCTTTCCACCACCCACCCCCACCCTAGCTCTCCACCACCCCCTTCACCTTAACTCTGCAATCTTTGTAATGTACATCTAACATGGTAGACCTCATAACCTTGACCTTTGCAATCTATGAATGATATTATTCTACTACAGGTCACAGATTTAGTCGATCAAGCAGTAGTAGAAGCACTAGCAGTAGTTCCAGTGGTGGTGGTTGGAGAAAAAGTAGGAAAGATAAAAGGTGAGGGATGGTTGCATTAAATCGTGTGATGTTGGTTAATTTTTTGATCCTAAATGACCTCTAAGCAAGGCTGACATGgtacattttttaataaaaaaggtGATGAATAAAGTAACAGAATTTGTATTCTCTGCTTTTTTGTTGAATTGGCCAAGACTCCAAAACTGTATCTTGTGACATGTATCTGTAATACATGAACCAAAGGTAGACAGAGTGGATGGCTACTCATGAtagtttttttctctgaatacATAGGGATTCAAGTTCACAGGTGAGTGagtttttaaaacacatttcaaatgttttttgctATAAACATATCCCAACACAAGGAAAGAACTGAAAGTAAAGGCTTATATTCTGTCATTATATTATTAACTGTGATGATTGTCCTTTCTTTAACATCTTAACTATGCAGTccaaaaatgcaattttcatATCTCCTCTTTAATTGCTGAAAAGTAAGCAGGAaattttttagtaatttttatATGAGGTAGTTTAGGGCAGCAACACCAAAGCAAATCCAAAATACTTGGGATACTTGATATTCAAACTCTTTTTATAATACAAAACAATCAAAGCAAGTTCTTTTTTAGAGTAATCCTCCATTCTTTCCATATCACTACTGCTTCTAAAATTGCCCTTTGCAcctttacataaaaaaaattgttgtcttaCTTCAATTCATTGTTACTTTCTTAAAGCTCACAAAAGAAAAGACTAAAGCAAAAATGAAGAAAGCTTTGGCAAAAGCAGGTAAGCTGTGATAGCgcaaatacatttatttttcacCTACACATTTTAGTATAAAACTGTTAATACTCTTTTCTTTGACAATTAATTGTACTTTAACAGAATCTAAAGATGAAATACTCAAAAGGGATAAAGCTGCCAAGGAATTAAGTGAGTtctattaccatttttttattataagtCTCATTCAACAATAATTGCTTTCTCTTTGACAATAACGTTTATTGACTGCTTTATTTAACAGGAGAGTTTGCACCTAACAAAGACACAATATTGCAAATAGAAAGCAGTGAATTTGTGCCTCAGTCCTTCAGCTCATCTTCTGGCTCCAAAGGTCATCAGGTAACAttatacacttaatgtatggtcccgagggaaacagttttgttttcccaggagtcctgatgtttcctgAGACAAAGACGAGGG
It encodes the following:
- the LOC131774897 gene encoding clathrin heavy chain linker domain-containing protein 1-like, which gives rise to MRRVVQPRRSPSPVSTHSPLSARDVRERKTSFSKASSGADLQVIEWNIADQLRQVKYHPEHSRQELFMVFKYAFNQLIESKAVVYKSILSQIKAEYEEFIDTLERGQSQTIYLQRMLKALLSEKENVRHFVQRGDELEEKMAKLKKHNAQLREKLHIIRAERARRLASAESKSMYSVVKETRLLIPGLSLKDLTDLPTLKKTLSSLEAQVWELKEATKSKFAERNQKLILKQQLTKKENVRDHVFANHEKSKERCETLKVAVEAARTVVDNPDQDVHVIDVIFRELANYGNSKYGKKSDSLQFFASFDEDDPLKKKEAELLIEYVDHFNNLFDFGQFELAAMHAANSPMGILRSYETMIKFKQAECKEGEVSPLLMFCDALMATASAAQPLTGAMSSECIRCALSDGRLDLATHWLAQEKLTFSIPLGDAFCNFCKCLKKCSCTCIPLAQTVYMKVGAHHQVVACLCRQGKFSIMLNYAQKHAKFTTEDFRSILLRNPSPELAKLMLSSPGTNGRVGLLSFASVVGAFLDDNKPEMLVNLLKHLSQSSSDDLSTVMTDALFNETRSDNMDSNRWLLVVDMCQESGLLGIGVEILSILTIREALNKASIAFSMDYIS
- the LOC131775000 gene encoding uncharacterized protein gives rise to the protein MADESIQAFPTVSSDVTEEEQNLSLKEKINLVDSEIRKLYEFCVKAGYTQPQIEQCAQPLLAVQSKEKHIHWLRLLFSLALLAALIVFLFYYDPTYRKICIYGKFVAMKVLPYWDWTEIYNYECVIDNPYYVQDQLTEEDCNVCKDFQTVMRVANISTSRVADDFLFSNIPVIVTDAMDDWEALKMFHLNFLTEIYENNEILKYSGAECQFETTLPQYQTPQQLLSAVKSGEEQKFQAFWENCEKEAAKLFRKYYRRPYFMPPMTEGTEGNWFIVSLGENKTLSVNWDCSATWMAQVKQTAKFILKPNEVCKSICRKVLVKVEPGEVLTVPNSMWSVSYKPVGTDPVVTFGSGVTWD
- the LOC131778289 gene encoding serine/Arginine-related protein 53, yielding MGRHSSDSEEDRRRKHRSSRKRHRRSRSRERRKRSRSRERKRSRSRSSSYEDYRRSRSSRKGHRFSRSSSSRSTSSSSSGGGWRKSRKDKRDSSSQLTKEKTKAKMKKALAKAESKDEILKRDKAAKELREFAPNKDTILQIESSEFVPQSFSSSSGSKGHQIGGKNIDGSHEEAMFGVGGAVPEISSPTVATAELKTAPHLVISQTSDKDGLFASWLHEDEETKTSRWITKLKKMRQELLAAT